The DNA region AGGTAGGGGAttcaaaatatttagttttgacAGGGTATGATTTGATAAGAGGATAATGTATTGCCTATAATATCAGTACCCTTATTGAaattgtttacaaaaaaatctgagaaaaatAATAACCTCATGATTCCCCTCCCCCTTCTTTTTTTAGGCTAATGAAGTAtactcaaaaacacaaagtaatttCATACTGCTTCAGAGGGAGTTAAAAAATATGGAGCTGGACGCTAAACATGAAAAGATATCACTGAGTCATGTACTGTTGACGATGAAGAATCTGCTGGCTAACAAATTGTGAGTATCCATCCTAActgcagtgaaaacaaacaGGTTCATCAGTTAAGTAGTACACCTGAGACAGGAGACATCTTTAAAGTTTGAATAGCTTTCATCAGTTTCTAGTACAGTGACTAGTTAAACCAGTCGTTAATGTCACCAAGTGCAGTACTGAGACTATACACAATATATACTCAGTATCTTTGGTGACTTACTTTAAAGTGGTGGTGCAGTTGTGGCTTCTGTCCTTGTGTTATGTGGCttcttcaaatgtatttatccATTTTGCATCATTTGTGCTAAATAACCACATAATCATTAAACATATCATATGTAATTCTATTTAATCCATTTTCATATCCATGGAAAACACTTGTTTCTGTCTGGCTGGCAGGTATCTGTTAAAATCATATAACATGACacttcaaacaaaaataaacagtttaacCACTGCTTTAAATCAGTGGGCAAGTTATATTAAACTGCacgtaaccatagcaacaatacTTCTGCTTGATGTTGCATTACCAGATAAGTCTCACTGTAACGGACCTAATCATTTAACTTGACTACAAACAAactttgaaaaattatttgaataCAGGTGTCCTAATATACGAAAATAACAGACTTGGCATGAttttaatgttaacatttaaatttgttctTTGATGCTGACAAAGCTAAGACCAGGCcatgttttatattaactgAATGAAAAACCTCTTAATAatgcagtaaaaacaaaaatcaatataGGCTTGATTCCTGCTTTGTAAAAAATAACTGTTTATCTATGGTATATTTTCCTATCCAGTTACACAGTTATCATGCTGTGTTGTAGATGATTTTCTTGCAATAATAGTAGTATTATGAGTCGCTTGGGTTGTGATACCATCGCTTCCATGTGCAACATATTATGACAGCATTGTGTTATGAGTTATCCTATGATTCCCAACCCTAAGTGAGCACTGGATTTCAAAAACTGCTTTTAATCCACCAAATTaataagaaaagacaaaactgtTTTTCCCACCAGGGAAGATTTAAACCAGTTGAAGATGCTGGAGAAAGGTGTATGTGCTGAAATAAAGGATGCTGAAAAGACAGTTGCTCTTACAGAAGAAAAGTCTGCAGCCATAACACAACGTATCCCTGAAATGCTGGCGCTcgagaaaactgaaaaagactGGGTAACGGATATCGtccatattttttaaagttaaaaaagttGATTTCAACAATTTACAAAAGTAGtcaaattcatgtttttttctctcttttgtaaCAGATTTTGCAATTGAAATTTCAAATTGAGGATGAAATACAAAAGAATAAGAAATTAAAAGAGAAACTAATTGCACTGCAAGAAGACATTGAGAAAACTGTAAGTATTGCCACAATactgttaaaatgtctttataatGTTGGTGCTGCTTTGGCTACTTATGTGTGTCTTGATAGTTCATTTGGTAGAGCATGGCACATAACTGCCAGACTATGATTGGACTCTCACTGGAGCTATGCATGCAAATAATGTTTGAAATCATGGCACTGTAAGGTGTTTTGGATGCGTGCATCCACTGAGTGGCACACTGTATGTTATGTTATCCACAGAGACTTAACGGGGAAGCAGAGGTTTCCTGCATAGAAGAGCACCTCCATTCAAAACGAAATGCTTTTGCAGCTCTTCGTAAAGAAAACATGGAGTATGAACAGAATGTAGAAGACTACAACATAAAACTTTCTGAGAGGTACAGTGTCAAAGCCAAAATTGTGGTTGAACATACAACATCCCATATTTGGTATtactatatacagtagtagACCACCTATGTGTCTTCACCATTACTTTTCTGTGTGATTTCTGTTAGCAAGAAAGCAGTGAAGCAGATGCATGAGGAGAGGAAGCAGATGCTCCAGAAAATCATTGACAATGACGAGCAGTGGGAAAAGGCCAAGGAAGAAGTGACCCAAGTTGTAGCCCAGCACAGTGTCACCATGACTAAactggaggagcaggagcagctcACCTTCATGGAAGAACAGAGGGCCAGGGTCAGTGACAACATATGTACATGTTCTATGTATACTGCATGGGTCACAGTTCGTGAGGAAAATGTGAGATACTAAATGCTTTCTCCAGTGTTATTCAGTGCTCTTTCTATGCTCTACAGAAAGAGATTGAAAATCTGAGGAAAGATCTGACAGATCAGATGATGACCCTGGAACTACTGAAGGTATAATTCATGAAGCGCTTCAGAGTCTTCACTCTAAACGACTACATTTTACTCAGTCAGAGTggaagaaaaatgtaatcacaGAACTGATGCAAGCAAAGTAGATTTAAATTGAAATCTTCAAAATATGTCACTGTATTTTTGCAAACTTTTTCAGTTTCTGTGGATCACTTTGATTGTATAAGCGTATAGCTATGTTGAGAGAGGCATGAAGAGGGGAAGCTTCACAAAGCACAGTCTCAATAAAAAGTTAGCATTATACTATTTTAAATTTCTGCCTGCATTCAGTTGCATAATTTTGTACATTCCCACTCCTGTTACATTTCCtgttactgtttttactgtttttaccCCCTGTTTTAAGTCTTTAGCATAATGAGATTCTGccttgtattttcttttgcatCAGGGTCAGTgtgcaaatataaacaaagaaTTGTATCAACAGCAAAGGAGCTCAGAGCTAACTAATCAAAAACTTCAGAAAGAATTTATAGATGCATCCTCAGCAACAAAAGCTCTGGAGACAAAAATTGAGGTACTGATCAAGCTTAATAATGATTAATCTTAGTCTGAAGATAATTTTACatcaaaaaagcaacaatgtaATAAAAGTTTAAGTCAACTGCATTTGTGACTAATCTTTGGTTTTTATAGAGACtgaagaaaatgacagaaaattttGAAAAGATTCAGTGTGAACACAGGAACACATTAGTCAACCttgagaaggagaaaaaactCAAATGTGACCACCTGAAAGCTGCTCaggtaagaaaagaaaagttaagGGTTGCATAAAGCAATTCTTTTTGAGTCAAACAACAGTTGCTAAGTCAGGTTTATTCTGTGAAGCTCATTGAGCACAAAGCTATTCACAGCTATTTATCATGTCATTCTTTTGTTGAACAAAATGATCTCTTGCTCTAAGCAAGAACAAAAGAAGATTTTTTTGCAACATTAATGCTACTATTTGTTTACAGGATTTACACACTGCCACTATAAAGAGATATGACAACACCCTGGGCAGGATCAGTGACCTTACGAAGAAGAGCGAAGAATACCGAGATGCTTCAGATAAAATGGAAGTGATAGCTGAAAGCATGCCAGAAGTCATAGCAGAACTTCAGTAAGTTGTACACAGGAAACAATCAAtataatagtaaataataaGGAATGATATATTATTGTTGGAGAAAACCTTTTCTTCAGTGTCAgactttttgaaagaaaataataatataattaataatcaaaaatACTCAAccttttacttaaaaatgtttagtatttctttgattatatatttaataatattcaaCTTAATTCAACTTGAATATTTCTTGAATAAATGCTTTGCTTTGAGCTCTCCCATTGTATTTATGAGATTCAAAAATTCAaaagattttagaaaaataattagCATTTATGTGTTTGATTTCTCCTTCCAGAAGTGTTTTTGATGTGGTGGaattcaaaaacaaatcagctgCTCTCATAATGAGCACCTTGCAGTCTGATATTAATAACTGCCAACAACGAACACAGCGAtccatgcagacacacactgctcatTTTACAGAAAGAATAAAAGACATGGAAGAgacaaaggtaacaaaatgttGTTCAGTATAACTTTAAATACATGACTTTTTTGTGTCAGATATTGTGCAATCAGAGACAAGCTGTAAAAAACATctcattgtttatttgtttgtggaTTAGTGTCAGCACATTGCTTGTCACAATACATCCCTTAAGATGCAGAGAAAAGAGCTGTGTGCAATTAAAATTACAAGCCATGGTCAATCTTGTTTAAGTGCTTTTCCCACAAATGACAACTCACTGTTGTTATAGTCTTTTGTCTGGACGAATTTAATGATGCGTGTCATGGTGAGATGCGGTGCCTATTTTGTTACCTGTAGGCCAACATTTTCAATAGCTATTTCAATGTAAGCATACAGTTCACAGTATCAAATAAGCATATAATCTGGACTTTTTTATATGAATGTCAGAAATAGGCTCTTGTAAAAACATGAGTATGCTGTGCACAAAATGGCATGTATTTGAACACTCCTTTGTAAGAGAAACTCCTATTTATTGTAAGGTTTTCATCTGCAGGATTATCAGCCCCAGCCAGAGCCTCTTTGCTGATGGGGGTTTCACATGGCTTATCTAATGTGAAATCGCCATGTGGTATATAGTTTCATTAAACGGTGATCAAGAATGCATTAGttcaaaacaagaaaaggcAATGGAGCTTAAGCCGCCATGCATCCAAGTGCAGCAACTTTAAAGAAGTTGTTGGCGTGAGACAATTTAAGAATTAGAAGTCTTCCTCATAGACACAACTCCCATTAGCCAGATAAAAGTTAGCCATGCAAAAACGGGTTTAGTCTTTTCACTTGACGAAATAAGATGATATAACAACAATACTCCTCACCAAATAAAAAGATCAGAGCGTCTGAAGTTCTAAGGAAATTGGTCACTTTAATCATTGAGACCAATATAAAGCACACATAATGTCTGCATTAGCATAACATAATAAGCAGAGTGTGCATTCAGAAATCACAGTGCATGAAGCAGAATGGTTAGACACTTTCCAATATTCTTATAGAAGACATTTCTTCTAAAAATGCTGACCCCATACTATACTCTTATAAGCTCCTGTAGGTTGCAGCTCCTCTTTGCTATAGAAGCTGACAGAGGTCAGTATAACTAATAGCCTGATGGGAATTTGTATGTGGCTATATTAAATACAACCTGCAGATGGTTAATTTTAAAGATACAAATACAGGGTATATCAAGGTGAAATAGGTGGACTTGTTAGTCCTATGGAATCCATGGTCATCTCTATTCAACCCATACATATGTGAAGGTGGTTTGTCTTTCATACATGCACCTATCTTTTGATTTGATCAGGGCTTGTCGTTTGGCCAGCACAAAGTAAACAATGCAAACTGCCGACGCTATCAGTTTCTTATGGGCGATGAAGTGTAATTTGTTCCATTTACACTTCACAACAGCATCAGATGGGCTTTGTCAGTGCTGCATGGAGTAATTAAACCTGAAATCAATAGCAGGCATTTGTCATGTTTACAGCCCCTCTTTCTGCTGGGTTAAACTCATCACTTTAGTGCTGTTCTGTTTTACTGCAGAGACACACTTCATTATGTCTGCAGGTAGACTTGAGATATTCACCAGCCACATATCCAGTACCTGGGAAACATTGttcaaaagaaaagagggcATGCAGACAGTCATGTACTCACTGTGATTTATTTGCTTGATTTCCCAGAAAAGTGTCCATTGTTGTATGCCTGCTATTTATATGGCCTTAATTAACAGCACAAATATAGAAATCATGTATTGTGTGCTATGCACACATAGCAGGTCAGTGGTACAACTAAAGCATCTTCTAAATGGTCAGTGTAgtgttaatatacagtatgtacagcacTGTATATTGACTCTCCACTTCCCTTCACCATCTTTTCTTGGGTATCTGTACATAGCAGATTGCGAGTCAAGAAAACGTTGATCTATGTGATCATTCCTTATGTATTTTACatctgtactgtacttaatgCTGCCTCAGCAGTTGCTCTTCTGCCAGTGTAACTGTGGTCtaatataaacatattgatAAAATGATcatcatacaaacacaaatccaTTTGTGAATGCTGATCGCTCTAATTGtaaaattcacatttaaatgtgagaGGTTCCTTGTtccaatttttgtaactttattgGTGTATTGGTGACAGTTAAATATACACCAATCAGATACACCAGATGGGTATCAGGGCcgatactgaccttattaatCGGATCGGGTATCGGCCATGACGGGACTGATCGGTTCTGCTCAAGTTTTTAGCACCACAGCAATCCTTGGCCTCATGTTACCTAACATAAAAAAACTGGTATCGGATTGGTACCCTGTATTATCTTAAATGATGTATCAGAATCAGGACTGCGAGACAGAAAGTCTGATCAGTGCATCACCAGTGACAATGCAGTGTAGGTCATAAGTACAATAGTTACAATATTGGTGAGCAGCCGACCTTGCACCTGCTTGTGTCTTGGTGATTATTTAATACCtactgtaaatatattatttaccTTTACCGTTTtaaccttttgttttcatgtatgtGTAGGAAGCACTAAAAATTGCACTGAAAGAGAACAAACAGCTGGCAGGCGAGTACGAAGGTCTTAAGAAGATCCTCATGGAGGCCAAACAGGAGGCAGTGTCTGCATTGAGCGAGAAAAACCATGCACATAAATCTTTTCATTATTACATACAGGTACGGTTTATATAACCTTTTGTTATATTTACTATCTCTCACCccctctctttttaattgtgcTTTATGACTTTCTGGTTTTGTTTAGTTATCTTTGTTCTGTCCCCTCATGTTCTGTTCCATGCTATTCTTCATGGTGCACTAGATAGCTCTTCTTTACATGGGCAGTCATTTTAAGAAGGTTTTAGTTTGGCAACCAGTGAGGAGGTTACTGCACCAATCTAATAATGATGAGATAACTTGAGTGGAGGAGGGATGATGGATGTGACATAATGTAATGATAGCTATGTAGTTTTGCCACCAAGGGGAGTAAAGAGAGAGGTTGATGGTACATGTAAATACTATCCCTTCTACATTTTCTTGATTATAGTTTTTGTAAggtggtcagaggtgaaacgTTTTATTATCAGGGTGTTTGCCTCTGCTCACCACAGCTCATACAAACAGGTTAGGATCAGACAATGAACGTGCCTTCAGTGCTAAAATAGCATAGGTCTTGACTAGTTGAGGGAGACAACTCAGCAGCATTTTACTCTTTAATCTTTATAGTTTTTGACACTATTTAACTGGAATAGAATTACACATGACAACCATAACACCAGGAAGAAGCCACTCTGCTCCTGCAATGAAAAACACATATTATTTGTTCCAAAAATGACTAATAGCTTTACTTGAGCAATTCCTCATCTAACTGCATGAATGTTATCAAGTGAAAAAtgcatgcaaaaataaaatcctgtGGACAGGATTTTCCACGCTCATGATCAAAGCCTGATTTTCTTTTACTCCGGATTCAGCCTTcaccatttttgtttgtttcaacgCCACACTTCTACAACAGCAGCCTCTCGGCTAGTGTTTTATGcctgtatttagtttttttaacaaGCTTATAATCAGCAATGTTTCTGAAATGTAGATGCAGGCCTATCACATTTAATCTGATTTAAACAGGAACATTGAAGCACCCTTCTTTCCTATTTCAAATGTACAATTATCCTTATAATACTTGCATTTTTTGTCCCAGTTAGTGCATATATTACACAATGTGATTGCCCgcaattgatttatttataattgGGGGCAACAAGGTAAATGCATTTAACATTGTCAGGATCATTTGAGAGATCATAACattagtgcatgtgtgtgagatgcCTCACACcagtcatttgtgtttttggagaGCCCATAAACTCTTTTATTATATTCAACTGAGGGACACAATGAAAACCATCTCTTAAGTATCcttatatagaaatataatccTGACAGCAGGCATCcctgacatactgtatagctCAAGTGACATGTTTAAAACTACCCATACCCCCCTTTCAAGACAACTATAATATAGCACAtaatactttaaatataaaCTGGAATGAAGTGCAGTACAATTTctattataaatacatttccttgtgtttttgtccaaaaCCATACAAAAAGCATCTAAAACATGGAAACCTGGAACATCTATAACAAATAATTGGGAGTGGGCTcataattgtgatttttttttttcaagccaTCGCAACACAACCCATAGTTAAAACGCAGGTTATAGTTCTACCTTTAAAGCTGTAATCATTAACTCTCCACAAGTTGTCACGTTAAAATACAGCTAAGTAGGTGGAGCATCTAGTGTCAATCTTGTTACTTTGTCTCGAGTGAAGTGATACCAACCACATACCTTTAATGTtggtggtggaatgtaactaagtacatgtaCTAGCACTGTACCTAGCACTGTATTTGAGGTAGTTGTAccgtacttgagtatttccattttatgctactttatacttataccccaggaaagtattgtactttttactccactacatttacttgacagctttagttactagttactttacagataaagattttacacacaaaacacatgatgagtttataaaatatgatgcgctgttatagattaaactatcccACAGTTTataaaattgttcaaattagctccacctttaccaccTGCTACAGTAAAATGGCaattacatattaatgcatcagtaataataatccaataatatagtataacactcacagggcCATTTTATGCAGAattagtactttcacttttgacaCTTTAAGCACTTTTTGCTAATAAtgcttatgtacttttacttaagtgttattttcagtgcaggacttttacttgtaactgaTTATTTCCTGTATTGcagtattactacttttacttaagtaaaggatctcaACACTTTTTAACCACTGATATTAGTGTATtatttattctatatttattaCCATTGTCATCCAGGACAGGTTTGACCTTCTTAATAGCGAAGTCTGGAGATCTTTAGGCACATAAATGTGctagtttttgtgttttgccaTACTCAgatgggatataagaacatagattgcagctttaatataCTTGTATTTCAAATACAGATAATTATACTCAACTAAACAGTTCCATTCAGCCACACAACTTAAAGTGTTGCATATTTTGTGGTATACAAAGGCTTTGCATGTTTGTAGCGGAAGAAGTTTGTCCTATTTAATAATTGTCCAATcaagacacacagagagtaGTTTTTCTTTGACATGATGTAGtaatgttaaatgtatttacattagGATATTACATCATCAAAATTCATCAagtataaatacattaaaataatcaaaattctcat from Siniperca chuatsi isolate FFG_IHB_CAS linkage group LG13, ASM2008510v1, whole genome shotgun sequence includes:
- the LOC122887379 gene encoding coiled-coil domain-containing protein 178 isoform X2: MPDVEPLRFPSREGRPSQQDQADLQAVCSGRRRTCALLNSPSPCVNNAIYHIQELKMTVENWCQQSGKYQPQIDQDNHEYRKTLRFQSRDSDTESVTSTELFVEGIAISARESCPLSPLLKKINDVLGEVVYLIERLEADRQYAEEALHKEKRRKRFLENKVDSISLWKQQEHSFVVQKEHEACIRDITELKWQLKLEREKLDQAQEKLSQTEVLNQRLHEDISFAKKQVPIVKENLNLQRGIINQISTAQAEANEVYSKTQSNFILLQRELKNMELDAKHEKISLSHVLLTMKNLLANKLEDLNQLKMLEKGVCAEIKDAEKTVALTEEKSAAITQRIPEMLALEKTEKDWILQLKFQIEDEIQKNKKLKEKLIALQEDIEKTRLNGEAEVSCIEEHLHSKRNAFAALRKENMEYEQNVEDYNIKLSESKKAVKQMHEERKQMLQKIIDNDEQWEKAKEEVTQVVAQHSVTMTKLEEQEQLTFMEEQRARKEIENLRKDLTDQMMTLELLKGQCANINKELYQQQRSSELTNQKLQKEFIDASSATKALETKIERLKKMTENFEKIQCEHRNTLVNLEKEKKLKCDHLKAAQDLHTATIKRYDNTLGRISDLTKKSEEYRDASDKMEVIAESMPEVIAELQSVFDVVEFKNKSAALIMSTLQSDINNCQQRTQRSMQTHTAHFTERIKDMEETKEALKIALKENKQLAGEYEGLKKILMEAKQEAVSALSEKNHAHKSFHYYIQLSLLQKRMHKALVKYFKQRSLYSQAELDRCQVLSQETDQKIKTAQKSSSIFCKVEK
- the LOC122887379 gene encoding coiled-coil domain-containing protein 178 isoform X1; translation: MPDVEPLRFPSREGRPSQQDQADLQAVCSGRRRTCALLNSPSPCVNNAIYHIQELKMTVENWCQQSGKYQPQIDQDNHEYRKTLRFQSRDSDTESVTSTELFVEGIAISARESCPLSPLLKKINDVLGEVVYLIERLEADRQYAEEALHKEKRRKRFLENKVDSISLWKQQEHSFVVQKEHEACIRDITELKWQLKLEREKLDQAQEKLSQTEVLNQRLHEDISFAKKQVPIVKENLNLQRGIINQISTAQAEANEVYSKTQSNFILLQRELKNMELDAKHEKISLSHVLLTMKNLLANKLEDLNQLKMLEKGVCAEIKDAEKTVALTEEKSAAITQRIPEMLALEKTEKDWILQLKFQIEDEIQKNKKLKEKLIALQEDIEKTRLNGEAEVSCIEEHLHSKRNAFAALRKENMEYEQNVEDYNIKLSESKKAVKQMHEERKQMLQKIIDNDEQWEKAKEEVTQVVAQHSVTMTKLEEQEQLTFMEEQRARKEIENLRKDLTDQMMTLELLKGQCANINKELYQQQRSSELTNQKLQKEFIDASSATKALETKIERLKKMTENFEKIQCEHRNTLVNLEKEKKLKCDHLKAAQDLHTATIKRYDNTLGRISDLTKKSEEYRDASDKMEVIAESMPEVIAELQSVFDVVEFKNKSAALIMSTLQSDINNCQQRTQRSMQTHTAHFTERIKDMEETKEALKIALKENKQLAGEYEGLKKILMEAKQEAVSALSEKNHAHKSFHYYIQLSLLQKRMHKALVKYFKQRSLYSQAELDRCQVLSQETDQKIKTAQEGLSEEIQLISAFLQSLTDDSTTTDDAGVSKQASPDAAGSNE